In a single window of the Coriobacteriia bacterium genome:
- a CDS encoding deoxyguanosinetriphosphate triphosphohydrolase — MGSGIVTREEYEAAEAGRLSPRAALSSATQGRERPGMPDPYRTEYQRDRDRILHSKAFRRLSHKTQVFLAPEGDHYRTRLTHTLEVSQIARSVARALNLNEDLTEAIALGHDLGHTPFGHIGESALNDALKIAHRRDPNVPAAYHHNLQSLRIVESLEYEGKGLNLTLEVRDGIRCHTGRKRASTLEGQIVAIADRVAYVNHDIDDALRAGVLTEADLPKVACDVLGSTINERITTMVTSLVETTAVSPSVTMADDVYKAMMDLRSFLFDNVYLSPNAKAEEPKAYNVVRTLFDHYMANPADLPPDERPASDDQLAQAVTDYVSGMTDRFAIRTYEQLMIPSRWRV; from the coding sequence GTGGGCAGCGGGATCGTGACGCGTGAGGAGTACGAGGCCGCCGAAGCGGGGCGGCTCTCGCCGCGCGCCGCGCTCTCTTCGGCCACGCAGGGGCGCGAGCGCCCGGGGATGCCCGACCCCTACCGCACCGAGTACCAGCGCGACCGCGACCGCATCCTGCACTCCAAGGCGTTCCGGCGCCTCTCGCACAAGACGCAGGTCTTTCTCGCGCCGGAAGGCGACCACTACCGCACCCGGCTCACGCACACACTCGAGGTCTCGCAGATCGCGCGGAGCGTAGCGCGTGCGCTGAATCTCAACGAGGATCTCACCGAGGCGATCGCGCTGGGCCACGACCTCGGCCACACGCCGTTCGGGCACATCGGCGAGTCGGCGCTCAACGACGCGCTCAAGATCGCGCACCGCCGCGATCCCAACGTGCCGGCCGCCTACCACCACAACCTCCAGAGCCTGCGGATCGTGGAATCCCTCGAGTACGAGGGCAAAGGGCTCAACCTCACCCTGGAGGTGAGGGACGGGATCCGCTGTCACACCGGTCGCAAGCGGGCGAGCACGCTCGAGGGTCAGATCGTGGCCATCGCCGACCGGGTGGCGTACGTGAACCACGACATCGACGACGCACTCCGCGCGGGCGTGCTCACCGAGGCTGACCTCCCAAAGGTCGCGTGCGATGTGCTCGGAAGCACCATCAACGAGCGCATCACCACGATGGTCACGAGCCTCGTCGAGACGACCGCGGTCTCGCCGAGCGTGACGATGGCCGATGACGTCTACAAGGCCATGATGGACCTGCGATCGTTCCTGTTCGACAACGTGTACCTCTCGCCGAACGCGAAGGCCGAGGAGCCGAAGGCCTACAACGTCGTGCGGACGCTCTTCGATCACTACATGGCGAACCCCGCCGATCTTCCGCCGGACGAGCGTCCCGCATCGGATGACCAACTCGCCCAGGCCGTCACCGACTACGTTTCGGGCATGACCGACCGGTTCGCGATCCGGACCTACGAGCAGCTGATGATCCCGAGCCGCTGGCGGGTGTGA
- a CDS encoding glycine--tRNA ligase subunit alpha, producing MALNFQDMIMALQRYWADQGCVVLQPHDMEVGAGTFHPATTLRSLGPEPWRTAYVQPSRRPTDGRYGENPNRLQHYYQYQVILKPSPDNVLDLYFDSLRAIGIEPAEHDMRLVEDDWESPTLGAWGLGWEVWLNGMEVTQFTYFQQVGGIECDPVPAEITYGLERLAMYIQGVNSVFDLEWCPGFSYGDVFLRNEREQSKYNFELADTAMLRQLFDLHEAESTRALAAGAVLPAYEQALKCSHYFNLLDARGAIAVTERVSFIGRIRTLAKGCAEAYVASDPGPTELAEDAEAASAASSTEGGDAR from the coding sequence ATGGCACTCAACTTCCAGGACATGATCATGGCGCTGCAGCGCTACTGGGCCGATCAGGGCTGCGTGGTCCTGCAGCCGCACGACATGGAGGTCGGCGCGGGCACGTTCCATCCCGCCACGACGCTCCGTTCGCTCGGCCCGGAACCGTGGCGCACGGCGTACGTGCAGCCGTCCCGTCGTCCTACCGACGGACGCTACGGCGAGAATCCGAACCGCCTGCAGCACTACTACCAGTACCAGGTCATCCTGAAGCCGAGCCCGGACAACGTGCTCGATCTCTACTTCGACTCGCTCCGCGCCATCGGCATCGAGCCCGCCGAGCACGATATGCGCCTCGTGGAAGACGACTGGGAGTCGCCCACCCTCGGCGCGTGGGGCCTTGGCTGGGAAGTGTGGCTCAACGGCATGGAGGTCACGCAGTTCACCTACTTCCAGCAGGTGGGCGGCATCGAGTGCGATCCCGTGCCCGCCGAGATCACCTACGGTCTCGAGCGTCTCGCGATGTACATCCAGGGTGTGAACTCGGTCTTCGACCTCGAGTGGTGCCCGGGCTTCTCGTACGGCGACGTGTTCCTGCGCAACGAGCGCGAGCAGTCGAAGTACAACTTCGAGCTCGCCGATACCGCGATGCTCCGGCAGCTCTTCGACCTGCATGAGGCCGAAAGCACCCGCGCGCTTGCTGCGGGCGCGGTGCTGCCCGCCTACGAGCAGGCGCTCAAGTGCTCGCACTACTTCAACCTGCTCGATGCGCGAGGCGCCATCGCGGTGACCGAGCGCGTGAGCTTCATCGGTCGCATCCGCACGCTCGCAAAGGGATGCGCCGAGGCGTACGTCGCGAGCGATCCCGGTCCGACGGAACTCGCCGAAGACGCTGAAGCCGCATCCGCCGCCTCGAGCACCGAAGGCGGTGATGCCCGATGA
- the recO gene encoding DNA repair protein RecO, whose translation MPSHSVRALSLKKTKLGETDLIVTFLAADGCQVRAVAKGARKPGSRYGGRVEPFTVVDLLLHTGRTLETITEAEIVAPHAGIRSDYDRAQAASVVADFLDKVSQECQTEDRLFGLACATLDALEVAEGDTLLALVVAFLLKGMAMHGYRPQFEGCVECGATARDTRFSLELGGLYCEGCGSQGPDVVHLSPQARSALVRLMAATMAEVAGLGLSRAVLVDAFGVMRALVVYHVPARLKALALYAVEVQRPAGS comes from the coding sequence ATGCCCTCGCACAGCGTCCGGGCGCTCTCGCTGAAGAAGACCAAGCTCGGCGAGACCGACCTTATCGTGACGTTCCTTGCCGCCGACGGCTGCCAGGTTCGGGCGGTCGCCAAGGGCGCGCGCAAGCCCGGATCGCGCTACGGCGGGCGCGTCGAGCCATTCACGGTGGTGGACCTGCTGCTGCACACCGGGCGCACGCTCGAGACGATCACCGAGGCCGAGATCGTGGCCCCGCACGCCGGCATCCGGAGCGACTACGATCGCGCACAGGCCGCCTCGGTGGTCGCCGACTTCCTCGACAAGGTGTCCCAGGAATGCCAGACGGAGGACCGTCTGTTCGGACTGGCGTGCGCCACGCTCGACGCGTTGGAGGTCGCCGAGGGCGACACGCTGCTCGCGCTCGTGGTCGCCTTCCTGCTCAAGGGCATGGCGATGCACGGCTACCGGCCGCAGTTCGAGGGGTGCGTCGAGTGCGGCGCCACCGCACGCGACACGCGCTTTTCGCTCGAGCTCGGGGGACTCTACTGCGAGGGCTGCGGGTCCCAGGGCCCAGACGTCGTGCATCTCTCGCCTCAGGCGCGAAGCGCGCTCGTACGGCTGATGGCCGCCACGATGGCCGAGGTGGCCGGGCTCGGCCTGTCACGCGCCGTGCTCGTCGACGCTTTCGGCGTGATGCGCGCGTTGGTCGTCTACCACGTACCGGCGCGGCTCAAAGCGCTTGCGCTCTACGCGGTCGAGGTGCAGCGCCCGGCGGGGTCCTAG
- a CDS encoding pyruvate, water dikinase regulatory protein, with the protein MRGDPISIHVISDSLGETGETVALAAVSQFKPNAFRIERLPKVRTPADLRTIVKEHCGRDCIFFYTLVDKPLRDEMERLTAGGAIGVDLLGPAVARLAEVTGHQPTGEAGRIRRTDEGYFDRIEAMEYAVKHDDGRNAEGLIDADIVVIGVSRTSKTPISMYLAFKGWRVANVPLAPGTAPPPEIFQLDPRKVFGLVTSVDVLLTIRQERMKELGGYVPGYAEREAIEAELAEARKVMRKIGCLVVHTDNRAVEESAQEILRHVGVSSLETSD; encoded by the coding sequence GTGCGCGGCGACCCCATCTCGATCCACGTCATCTCGGACTCGCTCGGCGAGACGGGGGAGACGGTGGCGCTTGCCGCCGTGTCCCAGTTCAAACCCAACGCGTTTCGGATCGAGCGCCTGCCAAAGGTGCGCACGCCTGCCGACTTGCGAACGATCGTGAAGGAACACTGCGGGCGTGACTGCATCTTCTTCTACACGCTCGTGGACAAGCCGCTCAGAGACGAGATGGAGCGGCTCACCGCCGGCGGCGCCATCGGTGTGGACCTGCTCGGTCCGGCCGTGGCACGTCTGGCCGAGGTGACCGGCCACCAGCCCACGGGCGAGGCGGGACGCATCCGCCGCACCGACGAGGGCTACTTCGACCGCATCGAGGCGATGGAGTACGCCGTCAAGCACGACGACGGTCGGAACGCCGAGGGCCTCATCGACGCCGACATCGTGGTGATAGGCGTTTCGCGAACCTCCAAGACGCCGATCTCCATGTACCTGGCGTTCAAGGGCTGGCGGGTGGCCAACGTTCCCCTCGCGCCTGGCACCGCGCCCCCGCCCGAGATCTTCCAGCTCGATCCCCGGAAAGTCTTCGGACTGGTCACGAGCGTGGACGTTCTGCTCACCATCCGCCAGGAGCGGATGAAGGAACTCGGCGGCTACGTGCCGGGATACGCAGAGCGCGAGGCCATCGAGGCCGAGTTGGCCGAAGCGCGAAAGGTGATGCGCAAGATCGGGTGCCTCGTGGTTCACACGGACAACCGGGCCGTGGAGGAGTCGGCGCAGGAGATCCTGCGCCACGTGGGCGTGTCCTCGCTCGAGACGTCCGACTAG
- the ppdK gene encoding pyruvate, phosphate dikinase, with product MSDTKRVYAFGGEQTEGDKSMKFILGGKGANLAEMATMGLPVPPGFTITCQACMEYYHATPPAMPEGLAEEIAANVAALEAKMGKRLGDEADPLLVSVRSGSAFSMPGMMDTVLNLGLNERTVAGLIAKAGNERFAWDSYRRFIQMFSKVVLDAEGDLFENAINTMKMARGAASDTELSAADLKELVNVFKGIVAEHVPAADYPQLAVNGKVVFPQDVSQQLHLAIEAVFRSWMNPRAVYYRKMERIADDLGTAVNVQAMVFGNMGETSATGVGFTRNAADGTKEFYGDFLTNAQGEDVVAGIRKTRPIAELVDVLPEAGAELYKVFDILESAYRDMCDIEFTIQEGKLWMLQTRIGKRTARAALKIAVDMVAEGVISKDEALMRIDPNQLDQLLHPQFDTTATYNVLAKGLNASPGAAVGEVVFSADDAEAAAAEGRKVILVRWETTPDDLHGMVAAQGILTSHGGKTSHAAVVARGMGKPCVCGAEALKIDAKSKLAEVSGTKVVLHEGDLISIDGTTGIVVLGQVELVQPEVSGDFDTILEWADEVRTMGVRANADTPEDAALGRSFGAAGIGLCRTEHMFLGERKDIIQDFILAADESVQKDALAKLLAVQTEDYLGILAAMDGLPVTVRLLDPPLHEFLDSPRELEVEITREECAGVSAETLSAKRKLLAQIDAMAEMNPMLGLRGCRLGIMHPELYALQVEAITKAACQLKQQGKDPRPEIMIPLVSVRTELAILRDETEKVIARVQAECGIEIAIPIGTMIELPRAAVCADEIAEVADFFSFGTNDLTQTAFGFSRDDIESKFLPRYLERKVLARNPFETIDAGVAKLVEMGCERGRTTNPKLKLGVCGEHGGDPDSVKTFYTIGLDYVSCSPYRVPLARLAAAQATLAAQTTASDNR from the coding sequence TTGTCGGATACCAAGCGCGTATACGCATTCGGCGGCGAACAGACCGAGGGCGACAAGAGCATGAAGTTCATCCTCGGTGGCAAGGGCGCCAACCTGGCCGAGATGGCCACCATGGGACTTCCGGTCCCGCCAGGCTTCACCATCACCTGTCAGGCGTGCATGGAGTACTACCACGCCACGCCGCCTGCGATGCCCGAGGGCCTTGCCGAGGAGATCGCGGCCAACGTTGCCGCCCTCGAGGCCAAGATGGGCAAGCGCCTCGGCGACGAAGCCGACCCGCTGCTCGTCTCCGTGCGCTCCGGGTCGGCGTTTTCCATGCCGGGCATGATGGACACGGTCCTCAACCTCGGGCTCAACGAGCGCACCGTAGCCGGGCTGATCGCCAAGGCCGGAAACGAGCGCTTCGCATGGGACAGCTACCGCCGGTTCATCCAGATGTTCAGCAAAGTGGTTCTCGACGCCGAGGGTGACCTGTTCGAGAACGCGATCAACACGATGAAGATGGCGCGCGGCGCGGCGTCGGACACCGAACTTTCCGCCGCGGATCTCAAGGAGCTCGTGAACGTCTTCAAGGGCATCGTGGCCGAGCATGTGCCGGCCGCGGACTACCCGCAGCTCGCGGTTAACGGCAAGGTCGTCTTCCCGCAAGACGTCTCCCAGCAGCTTCACCTCGCTATCGAGGCGGTCTTCAGGAGCTGGATGAACCCCCGCGCGGTCTACTACCGCAAGATGGAGCGGATCGCCGACGACCTGGGCACCGCGGTGAACGTGCAGGCGATGGTCTTCGGCAACATGGGGGAGACTTCGGCCACCGGCGTGGGCTTCACCCGCAACGCCGCCGACGGCACCAAGGAGTTCTACGGCGACTTCCTCACTAACGCGCAGGGCGAGGACGTGGTGGCCGGCATCCGCAAGACGCGGCCGATCGCCGAGCTCGTGGACGTACTGCCCGAGGCCGGCGCCGAGCTCTACAAGGTGTTCGACATCCTCGAGAGCGCCTACCGCGACATGTGCGACATTGAGTTCACCATCCAGGAGGGCAAGCTCTGGATGCTGCAGACCCGCATCGGCAAGCGCACCGCACGAGCCGCGCTCAAGATTGCGGTGGACATGGTCGCCGAGGGCGTCATCAGCAAAGACGAGGCGCTCATGCGCATCGATCCCAACCAGCTCGACCAGCTCCTGCACCCGCAGTTCGACACCACCGCAACCTACAACGTGCTCGCCAAGGGCCTGAACGCAAGCCCGGGCGCGGCTGTCGGCGAGGTCGTCTTCTCGGCCGACGATGCCGAAGCTGCAGCAGCCGAGGGCCGCAAGGTCATCCTCGTGCGCTGGGAGACCACTCCCGACGACCTCCACGGCATGGTGGCCGCACAGGGCATCCTCACGAGTCACGGCGGCAAGACGTCGCACGCGGCCGTGGTGGCGCGCGGCATGGGCAAGCCGTGCGTCTGCGGTGCAGAAGCGCTCAAGATCGACGCCAAGTCCAAGCTGGCCGAGGTGAGCGGCACCAAAGTCGTGCTCCACGAGGGCGATCTCATCTCCATCGACGGGACCACCGGTATCGTGGTGCTCGGCCAGGTGGAGCTCGTGCAGCCCGAGGTCTCGGGCGACTTCGACACCATCCTCGAGTGGGCCGACGAGGTCCGCACGATGGGCGTGCGCGCGAATGCCGACACCCCCGAAGATGCCGCGCTCGGTCGCTCGTTCGGCGCCGCGGGCATCGGTCTGTGCCGCACCGAGCACATGTTCCTCGGCGAGCGAAAAGACATCATCCAGGACTTCATCCTGGCCGCAGACGAGAGTGTGCAGAAAGACGCGCTCGCGAAGCTGCTCGCGGTGCAGACCGAGGACTACCTCGGCATCCTCGCCGCGATGGACGGGCTGCCCGTGACGGTACGCCTGCTCGATCCCCCGCTCCACGAGTTCCTCGACTCGCCGCGCGAGCTTGAGGTCGAGATCACCCGCGAGGAGTGCGCCGGCGTTTCGGCCGAGACGCTCTCGGCCAAACGGAAGCTGCTCGCGCAGATCGACGCCATGGCCGAGATGAACCCGATGCTCGGCCTGCGCGGCTGCCGCCTCGGCATCATGCATCCGGAGCTCTACGCGCTGCAGGTCGAGGCCATCACCAAGGCCGCCTGCCAGCTGAAGCAGCAGGGCAAGGACCCGCGGCCGGAGATCATGATCCCGCTCGTGAGCGTACGCACCGAGCTCGCCATCTTGCGCGACGAGACCGAGAAGGTCATCGCACGCGTGCAGGCGGAATGCGGCATCGAGATCGCGATCCCCATCGGCACGATGATCGAGCTGCCGCGCGCTGCAGTCTGCGCCGATGAGATCGCCGAAGTGGCCGACTTCTTCTCCTTCGGCACGAACGACCTCACGCAGACCGCGTTCGGCTTCTCGCGTGACGACATCGAGAGCAAGTTCCTGCCGCGGTATCTCGAGCGCAAGGTGCTCGCGCGCAACCCCTTCGAGACGATCGACGCCGGCGTGGCGAAGCTCGTGGAGATGGGCTGCGAGCGCGGCCGGACAACGAACCCCAAGCTCAAGCTCGGCGTCTGTGGCGAGCATGGCGGCGATCCGGACTCGGTGAAGACGTTTTACACCATCGGCCTGGACTACGTGAGCTGCTCGCCGTACCGCGTGCCGCTCGCGCGCCTGGCCGCAGCGCAGGCCACGCTGGCCGCGCAGACGACGGCTTCGGACAACCGGTAG
- a CDS encoding acyltransferase — MPEAERPAPAAGAQRRPGLDVLKGLAILLVVFNHAVLWPMRAGDPASGFAYGVAFGTVAAFSAVAGYLQGRHPAREEYAVLRKRAGQLMVPWLAWAPVYALVPLVWAWAGRGELPIEMRTWPWIREILLGGGPLWFLTGLFAVTAICAFLDTRTTGWWPMWLAWGTYTVLAVGSSLGNVSPLDLGNGTFWAVVPLYVGAYWFGLRISRDGDPGWAEWALWTALVLSMLTSGVVTYVRAADTSLRWLMWLPYAIGCVGGCAALLLAMRDTATGHGPAFQALARVGRSSLGLYVLHPLFVAPVTLFAHGRGGVVVAFAAALATAAIGTPVVEWTRRIPVLRRIV, encoded by the coding sequence ATGCCCGAGGCCGAGCGTCCCGCGCCCGCGGCGGGCGCGCAGCGTCGCCCGGGTCTCGACGTGCTCAAGGGTCTGGCGATCCTGCTCGTGGTCTTCAACCACGCCGTGCTGTGGCCCATGCGCGCCGGCGACCCTGCGAGCGGATTCGCGTACGGCGTCGCCTTCGGCACGGTAGCGGCCTTCTCGGCGGTCGCGGGATACTTGCAGGGCCGCCATCCCGCACGCGAGGAGTACGCCGTGCTGCGCAAGCGCGCCGGGCAACTCATGGTGCCGTGGCTCGCGTGGGCGCCGGTCTACGCGCTGGTGCCGCTCGTGTGGGCGTGGGCGGGACGTGGGGAGCTCCCTATAGAGATGCGCACGTGGCCGTGGATCCGCGAGATCCTGCTCGGTGGCGGTCCGCTCTGGTTTCTCACCGGACTCTTCGCAGTGACCGCCATCTGCGCCTTCCTGGACACGCGCACCACCGGGTGGTGGCCGATGTGGCTCGCGTGGGGGACGTACACGGTGCTGGCGGTCGGCTCCTCGCTCGGCAACGTGAGCCCTCTGGACCTCGGCAACGGTACGTTCTGGGCGGTGGTGCCGCTTTACGTGGGTGCCTACTGGTTCGGCCTGCGCATCTCGCGCGACGGAGATCCGGGATGGGCCGAGTGGGCGCTGTGGACCGCGCTGGTGCTCTCGATGCTCACGAGCGGGGTGGTTACCTACGTGCGTGCGGCCGACACCTCACTCCGGTGGCTGATGTGGCTTCCGTACGCGATCGGATGCGTGGGCGGGTGTGCCGCACTGCTGCTCGCCATGCGCGACACGGCAACCGGGCACGGACCCGCGTTTCAGGCGCTCGCACGGGTGGGGCGCTCGTCGCTCGGCCTGTACGTGCTGCACCCGCTGTTCGTGGCTCCGGTGACACTGTTCGCCCACGGTCGCGGTGGGGTGGTGGTGGCGTTTGCAGCCGCACTCGCCACGGCCGCCATCGGCACGCCGGTGGTGGAGTGGACGCGCCGAATCCCGGTGCTGCGCCGTATCGTGTGA
- the glyS gene encoding glycine--tRNA ligase subunit beta gives MSRDLLLEIGVEEVPSAPLYDAVTQLKTRAAVAFDAARLSYSEITSFGAPRRLALVVTGLSERQDDVSMRVKGPAVAAAFDADGNPTKAAEGFARSRGIAVSDLVRETTDAGEYVFAQVEETGRPAEEILPDLLAQLIADLDWAKSMRWGSGSTRFIRPVRWLVALFGSIVVPVRFAGVEAGRTTVGHRFLGSKVDVPYAGAYQEALCQVHVVADGEERAELIRAALDSAAAALDARAVVPEKTFAEVVNLVEFPTVGVGRFDDAFLAVPREIVEEAMESHQRYFPMEDADGSLLPRFLVVHNGDPARTDAIIAGHERVIRARLADAAFFVNEDLSRPLESYVHQLDRIVFHEKLGSLGAKVARIEALAAALAAAVDAPADEAAYAARAAHLAKADLVTHAVIEFTSLQGVMGFRYANAAGEAPVVAEAIVDHYRPKFAGDELPRSLAGKLVSISDKLDTIVGIFAIGQGPTGSADPYALRRSAIGILTMIIDGGVRLQLDEAIASALAGYAEAVPGLDPNAVGATVKAFFDGRLEVMLRDRGFEYDVVEAVMAVASADPADTVHRVRAFTAFRQSDAGRDLSVAFKRVANLADPEAGDSPDHGMMGDEERALADAVEIAYERVGALMTVDRDYEAALSALADLRAPVDAFFDSVLVMDPDPAQRANRLALLNRLQGLFADFADFGKLAG, from the coding sequence ATGAGCCGCGACCTGCTGCTCGAGATCGGCGTGGAGGAAGTACCCTCGGCACCTCTGTACGACGCCGTCACGCAACTCAAGACCCGCGCCGCCGTCGCGTTTGACGCAGCGCGCCTGAGCTACAGCGAGATCACCTCGTTCGGCGCTCCGCGTCGCCTGGCCCTCGTCGTCACGGGGCTCTCGGAGCGCCAGGACGATGTCTCCATGCGCGTGAAGGGCCCGGCCGTGGCGGCCGCCTTCGACGCGGACGGCAATCCCACGAAGGCCGCGGAGGGCTTTGCCCGGAGCCGGGGCATCGCCGTGAGCGACCTGGTGCGCGAGACCACCGACGCTGGCGAGTACGTCTTCGCGCAGGTGGAGGAGACCGGTCGGCCCGCCGAGGAGATCCTCCCGGACCTGCTCGCACAGCTCATCGCCGACCTGGACTGGGCGAAGTCGATGCGCTGGGGCTCGGGCTCGACGCGCTTCATCCGCCCTGTGCGCTGGCTCGTGGCGCTCTTCGGCTCGATCGTCGTCCCGGTGCGCTTTGCCGGCGTCGAGGCCGGCCGCACCACGGTGGGCCACCGCTTCCTCGGCAGCAAGGTGGATGTTCCGTACGCCGGCGCGTACCAGGAGGCGCTCTGCCAGGTGCATGTGGTCGCCGACGGCGAGGAGCGGGCGGAGCTCATCCGTGCTGCCCTGGACAGCGCAGCAGCCGCGCTCGACGCGCGCGCCGTGGTGCCCGAGAAGACGTTCGCCGAGGTCGTGAACCTCGTGGAGTTCCCCACGGTGGGCGTTGGCCGGTTCGACGACGCGTTCCTCGCCGTGCCGCGCGAGATCGTGGAAGAGGCGATGGAGAGCCACCAGCGGTACTTCCCGATGGAGGATGCCGACGGCAGCCTGCTCCCGCGGTTCCTCGTGGTCCACAACGGTGATCCTGCACGCACCGATGCGATCATCGCAGGCCACGAGCGCGTGATCCGCGCGCGTCTGGCCGATGCGGCGTTCTTCGTGAACGAGGACCTCTCGCGTCCGCTCGAGAGTTACGTCCACCAGCTCGATCGCATCGTCTTCCACGAGAAGCTCGGGTCACTCGGCGCCAAGGTGGCGCGGATCGAGGCGCTCGCTGCTGCGCTTGCCGCTGCGGTCGACGCGCCGGCCGACGAGGCCGCCTACGCGGCCCGCGCGGCGCACCTCGCCAAAGCCGACCTCGTAACGCATGCGGTCATCGAGTTCACCTCCCTCCAGGGTGTCATGGGCTTCCGCTACGCCAACGCGGCAGGCGAGGCGCCCGTGGTAGCCGAGGCGATCGTCGACCACTACCGGCCCAAGTTCGCCGGCGACGAACTGCCGAGAAGCCTTGCGGGCAAGCTCGTGTCGATCTCAGACAAGCTCGACACGATCGTGGGCATCTTCGCGATCGGCCAGGGCCCCACCGGCTCGGCCGACCCCTACGCGCTCAGGCGCTCGGCCATCGGCATCCTCACGATGATCATCGATGGAGGCGTGCGCCTCCAGCTCGACGAGGCCATCGCCTCGGCGCTTGCGGGATATGCCGAGGCCGTGCCCGGTCTGGACCCGAACGCCGTGGGTGCCACCGTGAAGGCGTTCTTCGACGGCAGGCTCGAGGTCATGCTGCGCGACCGCGGTTTCGAGTACGACGTGGTCGAGGCCGTCATGGCCGTGGCCTCGGCCGATCCGGCGGACACCGTCCATCGCGTTCGCGCGTTCACCGCGTTCCGCCAGTCGGACGCCGGCCGTGACCTGTCGGTCGCCTTCAAGCGGGTGGCGAACCTCGCCGACCCGGAGGCAGGGGACAGTCCCGATCACGGCATGATGGGTGATGAGGAGCGCGCGCTGGCCGATGCGGTCGAGATCGCGTACGAGCGCGTGGGCGCGCTCATGACCGTGGACCGCGACTACGAAGCTGCACTCTCGGCACTTGCCGACCTGCGCGCTCCGGTGGACGCCTTCTTCGACAGCGTGCTCGTGATGGATCCCGACCCGGCGCAGCGCGCGAACCGCCTTGCGCTCCTCAACCGGCTTCAGGGTCTGTTCGCGGACTTCGCCGACTTCGGAAAGCTTGCGGGGTAG